One segment of Anatilimnocola aggregata DNA contains the following:
- a CDS encoding fused MFS/spermidine synthase, translated as MTTARNPAIGWWAAVTILVSAFLLFQVQPVISKTILPWFGGSPAVWTTCVLFFQLVLLGGYAYAHALIRYVSPGRQGIVHGVLLVLSVLTLPITPTEFWKPNDGSLPALRILVLLLVKVGLPYFLLSSSGPLVQAWFSRAYPGASPYRLYALSNIGSLLALLTYPVVFEPIFAVNHQGLMWSGAFIGFALLAGSLAWMINRLPPEPESTSTADSPANAAESADGKGDAPPATSSLLIWISLPALASMLLLATTNHLCQDIAVVPFMWIVPLSLYLISFILCFDSEFWYQRRFWGPLGVIGILVLCVLVKGDEWGNWPHPGKAESLFQTIKHLPLHALHQATLQSNSWASEFESNLAFQALVYVVLLFIICMLCHGELVKQKPQPQHLTLYYLMISAGGALGGLFVALICPFIFKMQFELSLGIVLGYVVAWIALVNDGRESWLERRQWLQWIAAVMIMGGVLFVITSTYEPLSPETEAVMRNFYGTLTVKKHEVDDETVAHRLVHGGILHGYQFIDPIRRLEATTYYVNESGAGVAVLQYPRTAGQGMRVAVVGLGSGTMAAHAQQGDVYRFYEIDPKVIVISDRFFTFRRDAEERGAKTEVILGDARIRMEKEADQKYDVIILDAFSGDAIPAHLLTVESLELYKRHLRKDADGKIMGVLAVHISNKHLDLAPVVAALARRNDLLAIQVSADESPYEPDAFTGSDWILLTQNEQFVNADLVANLSTPLAIAREDEVLWTDTHSSLLPILKSDWVRSLRERFQPKPKEAETPAAATPPTPVER; from the coding sequence ATGACTACCGCCCGCAACCCTGCAATTGGCTGGTGGGCGGCAGTGACGATTCTGGTGAGCGCGTTTCTGCTGTTTCAGGTTCAACCCGTCATCAGCAAGACGATTCTGCCGTGGTTCGGTGGCAGCCCAGCTGTCTGGACGACGTGCGTACTTTTCTTCCAACTCGTACTGCTCGGCGGATATGCCTACGCTCACGCCCTGATTCGTTATGTGTCGCCGGGACGGCAGGGAATCGTCCACGGCGTGCTGTTGGTCCTGTCGGTATTGACGCTACCGATCACGCCAACAGAGTTCTGGAAGCCTAACGACGGCTCGCTGCCGGCCCTGCGAATTCTGGTGCTGCTGCTGGTGAAGGTGGGCCTGCCGTACTTCCTGCTCTCATCGAGCGGGCCGCTGGTGCAAGCCTGGTTCAGCCGCGCATATCCGGGAGCTTCGCCCTACCGCCTGTATGCACTCTCAAATATCGGTTCGCTCCTGGCCCTACTGACTTACCCGGTTGTTTTCGAGCCGATCTTCGCGGTCAATCATCAAGGGCTGATGTGGTCCGGTGCGTTCATCGGCTTCGCCTTGCTGGCTGGCTCGCTGGCCTGGATGATCAATCGATTGCCGCCGGAACCAGAAAGCACATCAACGGCCGATTCACCGGCAAATGCTGCCGAATCAGCAGATGGAAAGGGAGATGCCCCCCCAGCCACCAGCAGCTTACTCATCTGGATATCGCTCCCCGCGCTCGCCTCGATGCTGCTGCTGGCAACGACCAATCACTTGTGCCAGGACATCGCGGTCGTCCCGTTCATGTGGATCGTTCCGCTCAGCTTGTACTTAATCTCCTTCATCCTCTGCTTCGATAGCGAATTCTGGTATCAGCGCCGCTTCTGGGGCCCGCTGGGTGTGATCGGAATTCTCGTCCTCTGCGTGCTGGTGAAAGGTGACGAGTGGGGGAATTGGCCGCACCCGGGCAAAGCCGAATCGCTGTTCCAAACGATCAAGCACTTGCCACTGCACGCGCTCCATCAGGCGACGCTGCAATCGAACAGTTGGGCCAGCGAGTTCGAATCGAACCTCGCCTTTCAAGCCCTGGTATATGTCGTGCTGCTGTTCATCATCTGCATGCTTTGCCACGGCGAACTGGTGAAGCAGAAGCCGCAGCCTCAGCACCTAACGCTCTACTATTTAATGATCTCCGCCGGTGGTGCGCTCGGTGGTCTGTTCGTCGCACTGATCTGTCCGTTCATCTTCAAAATGCAGTTTGAATTATCGCTGGGCATTGTGCTGGGATATGTCGTCGCCTGGATCGCCCTAGTCAACGACGGCCGCGAGTCGTGGCTCGAACGGCGGCAATGGCTGCAGTGGATTGCCGCAGTGATGATCATGGGGGGTGTGTTGTTTGTCATCACCAGCACCTATGAGCCACTGTCGCCGGAGACCGAAGCGGTGATGCGTAACTTCTACGGCACACTGACAGTAAAAAAACACGAAGTCGACGACGAAACCGTTGCCCACAGACTCGTGCATGGCGGCATTTTGCACGGCTATCAATTCATCGATCCCATCCGCCGGTTGGAAGCCACTACCTACTACGTGAACGAGAGTGGGGCCGGCGTCGCCGTGTTGCAATACCCGCGTACGGCGGGACAAGGGATGCGAGTGGCCGTGGTGGGGCTCGGTTCTGGCACCATGGCAGCCCATGCCCAGCAGGGCGACGTTTATCGCTTTTACGAAATCGATCCCAAGGTGATCGTCATTTCCGACCGGTTCTTTACCTTCCGTCGCGATGCTGAAGAACGGGGAGCGAAGACCGAGGTGATTCTCGGCGATGCCCGCATCCGGATGGAAAAAGAAGCAGATCAGAAGTACGACGTAATAATCCTCGACGCCTTCAGTGGCGATGCGATTCCAGCGCACCTCCTCACCGTCGAGTCGCTCGAGCTCTACAAGCGGCACCTCCGCAAAGATGCCGACGGCAAAATCATGGGCGTGCTGGCCGTGCATATCAGCAACAAGCACTTGGACCTGGCTCCGGTGGTCGCTGCGCTGGCCCGTCGCAATGACCTGCTCGCGATCCAAGTCTCGGCCGACGAAAGTCCTTACGAGCCCGACGCTTTCACCGGCAGCGACTGGATCCTCCTCACCCAAAACGAACAGTTTGTGAATGCCGACCTGGTGGCCAATCTTTCGACGCCGTTGGCGATTGCCCGCGAGGACGAAGTCCTCTGGACCGATACCCACAGCAGCCTGCTGCCGATCCTGAAATCCGACTGGGTTCGCTCGCTCCGAGAGCGATTTCAGCCTAAGCCGAAGGAGGCAGAGACCCCGGCGGCTGCGACCCCTCCCACGCCCGTCGAGCGGTAA
- a CDS encoding exo-alpha-sialidase, with product MRKLIVLSWSLLILSAAAVAQETDRNSPVPLPADVQEKCLRVLRAGLASDEFWPAMHSAEALTLAGKGEEVRAALKPRLPKEEDDQKRCGLAREIARTGDRSTLGAMWKILADEKSNGRVHAAESLYKVAELGDGKVMRSAFANSDNPKLQMMAAAALARGGSPAAYQLLRERLHDPDRDIRKICGWVLGLLGDQRDIAPLQKVLAAETDPLAKAYFVNGLACLRDPGGRAAIIKNLSDNDPAIRTYSADFAGYARAVEAQPRLIEMLDDTTLDVRVRAAQSLIAFSLPPAALKVPIAVVSDDIKVDVYQATKGKPRYSEGSIIPLQDDSLLYATTEFVGGGADHTSATIVGRVSNDGGRTWGEQRTLQENIGKQNVMSVTLRRLPGEDHQPSDLLGMFVLVKNSSADLFPILRISNNDGSTFGEPIRVTSEQQPGYHVMNNDRVTITSKGRMICPIATTEDVFKKSGSHFTCFCQLSDDGGKTWRPSADRVDQPKRGAMEPEVVELADGKLLMIVRTQLGYIGTSTSTDGGDHWSEPAKLSVPAPEAPATIRTIPSTGDLLLVWNNNFVAGQGHGGKRTPLSTAISSDGGKTWTNTRNLESDSDQGFAYTSVLFHKDRVLLSYYVGKIGAGPLSSRFRSLPVRWLYEKP from the coding sequence ATGCGCAAGCTGATTGTTTTGTCTTGGAGTTTGCTGATTCTTTCGGCCGCAGCAGTCGCTCAAGAGACCGATCGCAACAGCCCGGTGCCACTCCCTGCTGACGTGCAGGAGAAGTGCCTACGCGTGCTACGGGCTGGCCTTGCCAGTGATGAATTTTGGCCGGCCATGCATTCCGCCGAGGCACTCACACTGGCCGGCAAAGGCGAGGAAGTTCGCGCCGCTCTCAAGCCTCGATTGCCCAAAGAAGAGGATGATCAAAAACGCTGCGGACTGGCCCGCGAAATTGCCCGTACCGGCGATCGCAGCACTCTCGGTGCTATGTGGAAGATCCTGGCCGACGAAAAATCGAACGGTCGCGTTCATGCCGCCGAAAGTTTGTACAAAGTCGCTGAACTGGGCGACGGGAAGGTGATGCGCAGCGCCTTCGCAAACAGTGATAATCCCAAACTGCAAATGATGGCCGCCGCTGCCTTGGCTCGCGGAGGTAGCCCTGCTGCCTATCAACTGCTCCGCGAACGGCTGCACGATCCCGATCGGGATATCCGCAAGATCTGTGGCTGGGTCTTGGGCCTGCTCGGCGACCAGCGCGACATTGCTCCGCTGCAGAAAGTGCTCGCGGCCGAAACCGATCCGCTGGCAAAAGCCTATTTCGTCAATGGACTCGCCTGCTTGCGCGACCCCGGCGGCCGTGCGGCAATCATCAAAAATCTCTCCGACAACGATCCCGCGATTCGAACCTACTCGGCCGACTTCGCCGGCTATGCCCGCGCTGTCGAAGCCCAGCCCCGTTTGATTGAAATGCTCGACGACACGACCCTCGATGTGCGCGTTCGTGCAGCCCAGTCGCTCATTGCGTTTTCGTTGCCGCCAGCTGCTTTGAAAGTGCCGATCGCGGTCGTTTCGGACGACATCAAGGTTGATGTCTATCAAGCGACGAAAGGCAAGCCGCGCTATAGCGAAGGCTCGATCATTCCGCTGCAGGACGATTCACTGCTTTACGCAACGACCGAATTCGTCGGCGGCGGAGCCGATCACACCTCGGCGACCATCGTGGGCCGGGTATCGAACGATGGCGGTCGCACCTGGGGCGAACAACGGACCCTGCAAGAGAACATCGGCAAGCAAAACGTGATGTCCGTCACGCTCCGTCGCTTGCCAGGCGAAGATCACCAACCCAGCGACCTGCTCGGCATGTTTGTGCTGGTGAAAAACAGTTCTGCGGACTTGTTTCCGATCCTGCGTATTTCGAACAACGACGGAAGTACGTTTGGGGAACCGATCCGCGTTACCTCGGAACAGCAGCCCGGCTATCACGTTATGAATAACGACCGGGTCACGATTACTTCCAAAGGACGCATGATTTGTCCCATCGCCACAACGGAAGATGTCTTCAAGAAAAGTGGGAGCCATTTCACCTGCTTCTGTCAACTCTCTGACGACGGCGGCAAGACGTGGCGACCGAGCGCGGATCGTGTCGATCAGCCCAAACGGGGCGCGATGGAACCCGAGGTGGTCGAACTTGCCGACGGCAAACTGCTGATGATTGTTCGCACTCAACTCGGCTACATCGGCACCAGCACTTCCACCGACGGTGGCGACCATTGGTCGGAACCCGCGAAGTTGTCGGTCCCCGCTCCCGAAGCTCCCGCGACCATTCGCACCATTCCCTCGACGGGAGATTTACTGCTGGTGTGGAATAACAACTTCGTCGCCGGTCAAGGTCACGGCGGCAAGCGCACGCCGCTATCGACGGCCATTTCGAGCGATGGTGGCAAGACCTGGACGAACACGCGCAATCTCGAATCCGATTCCGACCAGGGATTTGCCTATACTAGCGTGCTGTTTCACAAAGATCGCGTGCTGCTCAGTTATTATGTCGGCAAGATTGGCGCGGGGCCCCTGTCCTCACGCTTTCGTTCGTTGCCAGTGAGGTGGTTGTATGAGAAGCCTTAG
- a CDS encoding outer membrane protein assembly factor BamB family protein — translation MRSLSLLLVSLLCATVATAEDWPQFRGVNSSGVSTAAKPLPTTFSTTENQLWSAKLGDGIGSPIIVDGKLYVTGMTGDQKLGVFSLDAVTGKELWKREFDTGKLPRITPPNSHASSTPACDGKRVYVHFSTLGLFALDAATGADIWKYPLPLPAYLMDWGSGASPIVYQDLVIFNQDDDLASALFAIDASTGKLRWKTDRSEMLAGYAVPVICQAGGRADLVVAGSGKLKGYDPATGKELWTCNTLLRTIMTSPVVRNDKIYIAVQSYGDETRTLKYALLEWLDTNQDGQLARNEVPKEFQERFDKSDKDKSGHLNGGELDTAFQSAENQSGGGNTIQAVRGGGTGDVTETHVVFNLHNRSPSNLCSPLVVGEQILVVKKGGLTSSFDAETGTTHWELSRIRNIGDYYGSPVAGDGKIYVPGENGFIVVLEQGPKLKILSKNDIGESCLATPAIADGRLYIRGRNSLFCFAAEGK, via the coding sequence ATGAGAAGCCTTAGTTTGTTGCTCGTTTCTCTGCTCTGCGCGACGGTCGCGACTGCCGAAGATTGGCCGCAGTTTCGCGGCGTCAACAGCAGCGGAGTATCAACGGCCGCTAAGCCGCTGCCGACGACGTTCTCGACAACCGAGAACCAACTTTGGTCCGCCAAGCTGGGTGATGGCATCGGGTCGCCAATCATCGTCGACGGCAAGTTGTACGTCACCGGCATGACTGGCGACCAAAAGCTCGGTGTCTTCTCGCTCGATGCCGTCACTGGCAAAGAGTTGTGGAAGCGCGAGTTCGACACTGGTAAGTTGCCGCGAATCACGCCGCCGAACAGCCACGCTTCGTCAACGCCAGCCTGCGATGGCAAACGAGTCTACGTTCACTTCAGCACGCTGGGCCTCTTCGCCCTCGATGCGGCGACCGGGGCCGATATCTGGAAGTATCCATTGCCCCTCCCGGCTTATCTCATGGACTGGGGTTCAGGAGCTTCGCCGATCGTTTATCAAGATTTGGTCATCTTCAATCAGGACGACGATCTTGCCTCCGCCCTCTTTGCCATCGACGCCAGCACCGGCAAGCTTCGCTGGAAAACCGACCGTTCCGAGATGCTGGCTGGCTATGCGGTCCCGGTAATCTGCCAGGCTGGTGGACGGGCCGATCTGGTTGTGGCTGGCAGCGGCAAATTGAAGGGATACGATCCGGCGACCGGCAAAGAGTTGTGGACCTGCAATACGCTGCTGCGGACGATCATGACGTCGCCCGTCGTACGCAATGACAAAATCTATATCGCCGTGCAAAGCTACGGCGACGAAACCCGCACGCTGAAGTACGCCCTGCTCGAATGGCTCGATACGAATCAAGACGGCCAGCTGGCCCGCAATGAAGTGCCGAAGGAGTTCCAAGAACGCTTCGACAAATCGGATAAGGATAAGAGCGGCCACCTCAACGGCGGTGAGCTCGATACCGCGTTTCAATCGGCCGAAAATCAGTCCGGTGGTGGCAACACCATTCAAGCGGTTCGTGGTGGCGGCACCGGCGACGTGACCGAAACGCACGTCGTCTTCAATTTGCACAACCGCTCCCCCTCGAATCTCTGTTCGCCCCTGGTCGTCGGCGAGCAGATTCTCGTCGTCAAGAAAGGTGGCCTCACCAGCTCGTTCGATGCGGAGACCGGCACCACGCATTGGGAACTGTCGCGCATTCGCAACATTGGCGACTATTACGGCTCGCCTGTCGCCGGCGACGGCAAAATCTATGTTCCCGGCGAGAACGGCTTTATTGTCGTCCTCGAACAAGGACCCAAGCTCAAGATTCTGAGCAAGAACGATATTGGCGAATCATGCCTCGCCACTCCTGCCATCGCCGATGGCCGGCTCTACATTCGCGGCCGCAATTCGCTCTTTTGTTTTGCTGCGGAAGGGAAGTAA
- a CDS encoding transglutaminase domain-containing protein, whose amino-acid sequence MKLSAAVVLTLVSLACTTNVRADEITLTAKEMFSRATPLNLRLSADGEAIGRLTGELIETDGNAAGYSYKPNEEVLADGIVIEKELRVRLTIHNKALVQVAPTDVRPSRAYLLVGHTGKSMSAEINGQQVPLGEPAKAGNYWKRFEVPVSALKDGLNSIKLRGDGKIWIARNDDHAADDVWKQFVEPSSFKFSSGGSPRSTKLGKNNDIEGEYYVRLYLEGTAHVSSGLFLLPMLDAANLAGKPTASPNAKVKSIRIKVTGDWGGLGSPAIILRAPPQTGHSKEFEFRADESEMNLLATSSKPLPQYFRIQLQMPSADATHHPQLKSITIATEIEAAGNWSDKLTLAAAHNPELPESLLPVAPHEFQFERLDHPRLQQLRKEYQLDEVVKGCTTDLQRMEKLAAWSSQLWAKGHLSEIYPKWDALEILKNHSDGTPIGGFCQQYNIVFLQACESLGMVGRCVSIGAGDHGLKIRSGHEVVEIWSNELSKWIYVDGQAAWYLVDKETREPLDLLELRARQVAHFQEKPYRAAEVVVLAKSPYEWKGFGEFPAFTELRMIPHTQFLDGKLPMPLNQGMRGWFWTGHRVWTDDLYPASVLYSHRITSPRDWNFPINQTHLWLEQKEKPGEVDVRLTHNMPSFEHFVVQIDGEAERSLKGNDLTWSLKPGENRVQVRAVNKLGIAGPPSWIKVAFKPGS is encoded by the coding sequence ATGAAGCTCTCTGCTGCGGTCGTTCTGACTCTCGTCTCACTAGCTTGCACGACCAACGTCCGCGCAGATGAAATCACTCTCACTGCCAAAGAAATGTTCAGCCGAGCAACTCCTCTCAATCTGAGGCTCTCAGCGGATGGCGAAGCGATTGGGCGGCTAACTGGTGAGTTGATCGAAACTGATGGAAATGCAGCCGGATATTCGTACAAACCCAACGAAGAAGTGCTGGCCGATGGAATCGTGATTGAAAAGGAATTGCGTGTCCGACTGACAATTCACAACAAGGCATTAGTCCAAGTTGCACCAACGGATGTTCGGCCATCTCGCGCGTATCTCCTTGTCGGGCATACGGGCAAATCTATGTCAGCAGAGATCAACGGTCAACAAGTTCCCTTGGGCGAACCTGCCAAGGCTGGTAACTACTGGAAGCGGTTCGAAGTGCCAGTCTCTGCCTTGAAAGACGGACTCAATAGCATCAAGCTGCGTGGAGACGGCAAGATCTGGATTGCCCGTAATGACGATCACGCTGCCGACGACGTATGGAAGCAGTTTGTTGAGCCGTCCAGCTTTAAGTTCAGCAGCGGCGGATCGCCAAGATCAACCAAGCTGGGAAAGAACAACGACATCGAGGGCGAATACTACGTTCGCCTTTACCTCGAAGGGACCGCGCATGTTTCGTCGGGACTTTTCCTGCTGCCGATGCTGGACGCAGCCAACTTGGCCGGGAAGCCGACGGCATCTCCGAATGCAAAGGTGAAGAGCATCCGTATCAAAGTTACAGGCGATTGGGGCGGCCTCGGATCGCCAGCAATCATCCTCAGGGCACCGCCGCAGACAGGACATAGTAAGGAGTTCGAGTTTCGAGCAGACGAGTCCGAAATGAATCTTTTGGCAACATCAAGTAAGCCGTTACCGCAGTACTTTCGAATCCAGTTGCAAATGCCGTCTGCCGATGCGACTCATCATCCTCAACTCAAGTCCATCACCATCGCGACCGAAATCGAAGCCGCAGGCAACTGGAGCGATAAGCTGACGCTCGCCGCGGCCCATAATCCTGAGTTGCCCGAGTCATTGCTGCCAGTGGCGCCGCATGAGTTTCAATTCGAACGCCTCGATCATCCCCGCCTTCAGCAGTTGCGAAAGGAATACCAACTCGACGAAGTCGTGAAGGGCTGCACGACCGATTTGCAGCGGATGGAAAAGCTGGCGGCGTGGAGTTCGCAGCTATGGGCGAAGGGGCACTTGAGCGAGATTTATCCCAAGTGGGACGCGCTGGAGATTTTGAAGAATCACAGCGATGGCACGCCAATCGGCGGGTTTTGTCAGCAGTACAACATCGTGTTTTTGCAGGCCTGCGAAAGCTTGGGAATGGTCGGCCGCTGCGTATCGATCGGGGCCGGCGATCACGGGCTGAAGATTCGTAGCGGGCACGAGGTCGTTGAAATCTGGTCAAACGAGTTGAGTAAGTGGATTTATGTCGATGGTCAGGCTGCGTGGTACCTGGTCGACAAAGAAACTCGCGAGCCTCTCGATCTGCTCGAACTACGTGCTCGGCAGGTCGCCCATTTTCAAGAGAAGCCTTATCGAGCAGCCGAGGTCGTCGTTCTGGCCAAGAGCCCGTACGAGTGGAAGGGCTTTGGCGAGTTCCCCGCGTTCACCGAACTTCGCATGATTCCGCACACGCAGTTCCTCGATGGCAAGTTGCCCATGCCGCTCAACCAAGGCATGCGAGGCTGGTTCTGGACGGGACATCGCGTGTGGACCGACGACCTGTATCCTGCCTCGGTCCTCTATTCCCATCGCATCACGAGTCCCCGCGATTGGAACTTCCCCATCAATCAAACGCACCTCTGGCTAGAGCAGAAAGAGAAGCCCGGCGAAGTGGATGTGCGGCTGACGCACAATATGCCCAGCTTTGAACACTTCGTGGTGCAGATCGATGGCGAGGCTGAGCGGTCGCTAAAGGGCAACGACCTGACCTGGTCGCTCAAGCCCGGCGAGAATCGCGTACAGGTGCGGGCCGTGAATAAGCTCGGCATCGCTGGCCCGCCCAGTTGGATCAAGGTGGCGTTTAAACCTGGAAGTTAG
- the ilvD gene encoding dihydroxy-acid dehydratase yields the protein MSSPLNKISSRITQPKSQGASQAMLYGTGMTPEDMNKAQVGIGAVWYEGNTCNMHLHELGGQVKKGVQAVGLVGMQFNTIGVSDGISMGTEGMSYSLQSRDLIADSMETIMGAQWYDALIAIPGCDKNMPGCLMAMGRLNRPSLMVYGGTIRAGCTPRHPKLDVVSAFQAYGEYISGRITEEERADIIRCSIPGAGACGGMYTANTMSSAIEALGMSLPYSSSIPAVDPLKAAECQAAGKAILKLLEMDLKPRDIMTRAAFENAMVVIMATGGSTNAVLHLIAMARAVDVPLTIDDFQTVSDRIPFIADLKPSGKYVMEDLHHVGGTPGLMKYLLGKGLLNGDCMTVTGKTIAENLKDLPGLAEGQRVIVQVETPIKASGHIQILRGNLAPEGSVAKITGKEGMVFTGPALVYDSEEDMLHGLEKKEITGGEVIVIRYEGPQGGPGMPEMLTPTSAIMGAGLGDKVALMTDGRFSGGSHGFIIGHVTPEAQLGGPIALIKSGDIVTIDANKKRIDVAISDAEMTARKKAWKAPPFKATRGTLYKYIKNVKTASEGCVTDE from the coding sequence ATGAGCAGCCCGCTTAACAAGATCAGCAGTCGCATCACGCAGCCCAAGAGCCAGGGAGCGTCGCAAGCGATGCTCTACGGCACCGGCATGACCCCCGAGGATATGAACAAGGCTCAGGTCGGCATCGGGGCGGTCTGGTACGAAGGGAATACCTGCAACATGCACCTGCACGAACTGGGCGGGCAGGTGAAGAAGGGTGTGCAAGCGGTCGGGCTGGTCGGCATGCAGTTCAACACCATCGGTGTCAGCGACGGCATCTCGATGGGGACCGAAGGGATGAGCTATTCGCTGCAGTCACGCGACCTCATCGCCGACAGCATGGAAACAATCATGGGCGCGCAGTGGTACGACGCACTGATCGCCATTCCGGGTTGCGATAAGAACATGCCGGGCTGCCTCATGGCGATGGGTCGGCTGAATCGCCCGTCGCTCATGGTCTATGGTGGCACCATTCGCGCGGGTTGCACTCCCCGCCATCCCAAGCTCGACGTGGTCTCGGCCTTCCAAGCGTATGGTGAATACATCAGCGGTCGCATCACCGAGGAAGAGCGGGCCGATATCATCCGCTGCAGCATTCCCGGCGCCGGCGCTTGCGGCGGTATGTACACGGCGAACACCATGTCGAGCGCTATCGAAGCCCTCGGCATGTCTCTGCCTTACAGCTCTTCAATCCCCGCTGTTGATCCGCTCAAAGCGGCCGAATGCCAGGCTGCAGGCAAAGCCATTTTGAAGCTGCTGGAAATGGATTTGAAGCCGCGCGACATCATGACCCGTGCTGCCTTCGAAAATGCCATGGTCGTTATCATGGCCACCGGTGGTTCCACGAATGCCGTGCTCCACCTGATTGCGATGGCCCGCGCGGTCGACGTGCCACTGACGATTGACGACTTCCAAACGGTCAGCGATCGCATTCCGTTCATCGCCGACCTGAAGCCCAGCGGTAAGTACGTAATGGAAGACCTGCATCACGTCGGCGGTACCCCCGGCCTGATGAAGTACCTGCTCGGCAAAGGCCTGCTCAACGGCGATTGCATGACGGTGACCGGCAAGACCATCGCCGAGAACCTAAAAGACCTGCCTGGCCTGGCCGAAGGTCAGCGCGTAATCGTGCAGGTCGAAACGCCGATCAAGGCGAGTGGCCACATTCAGATTCTTCGCGGCAATCTGGCCCCCGAAGGTTCCGTCGCCAAGATCACCGGCAAAGAAGGGATGGTCTTCACCGGACCAGCGCTCGTCTATGACAGTGAAGAAGACATGCTGCACGGGCTGGAGAAAAAAGAGATCACTGGTGGCGAAGTGATCGTCATTCGTTACGAAGGTCCGCAAGGTGGACCGGGCATGCCCGAAATGCTCACACCTACCAGTGCCATCATGGGCGCGGGGCTCGGCGACAAGGTGGCGCTGATGACCGACGGCCGCTTCTCGGGCGGTTCGCACGGCTTCATCATCGGCCACGTCACGCCTGAAGCTCAGCTGGGCGGACCCATCGCGCTCATCAAGAGTGGCGACATTGTCACGATCGATGCCAACAAGAAGCGGATCGACGTAGCCATCAGCGACGCCGAGATGACCGCTCGCAAAAAGGCCTGGAAAGCTCCGCCCTTCAAGGCCACCCGCGGCACGCTCTACAAGTACATCAAGAACGTGAAGACCGCCAGCGAAGGCTGCGTGACGGACGAGTAG
- a CDS encoding WD40 repeat domain-containing protein produces the protein MTRNLVLTTLLVTVIGSLLIPTAPAQEPASIGKNSRWITSLSFINGGKQLVTVGGESLQYRPGDVKIWDATSGASVSSLEGHPTNVWAVAASNDGKTLITTGYDGKVIVWDVDAKKPKTTLDKHKGWVRAIALTKDEKRFATGGEDGTVVLWEVDGAKEVKSFKAHEQAVYALAFAPDGTLASASTDKATKLWDAAEGKEKAKLDGHDDAVWALAWSADGNQLATAGADRKIKIRDKEGKEQFALEGHKDWITSLAFSPDGNTLASCSHDKSCKLWDLKEKKEAHSIPGKSTAWAVAFSPDGTLLAVGGHSELRLFKTADRSEVFPAPAAAETKK, from the coding sequence ATGACGCGCAACCTGGTTTTGACTACTCTCTTGGTAACCGTAATCGGCAGCCTCTTGATTCCAACTGCGCCTGCTCAAGAGCCCGCGAGCATTGGCAAAAATTCCCGCTGGATTACTTCGCTATCGTTCATCAATGGTGGTAAGCAGCTGGTCACCGTCGGCGGCGAGAGTCTGCAGTATCGCCCAGGCGATGTGAAAATCTGGGATGCGACGAGCGGCGCGTCGGTCTCTTCGCTGGAAGGACATCCCACCAACGTCTGGGCTGTGGCTGCGTCGAACGATGGCAAAACGCTGATTACGACCGGCTACGACGGCAAGGTAATCGTCTGGGATGTCGACGCCAAAAAGCCGAAGACCACACTCGATAAGCATAAAGGCTGGGTCCGTGCAATCGCACTAACCAAAGATGAAAAGCGCTTTGCCACCGGTGGCGAAGATGGGACCGTTGTCCTTTGGGAAGTCGACGGCGCGAAGGAAGTGAAATCGTTCAAGGCCCACGAGCAGGCCGTCTATGCCCTGGCCTTCGCCCCCGACGGTACACTTGCCAGCGCATCGACCGACAAAGCCACAAAGCTTTGGGATGCGGCCGAAGGAAAAGAAAAAGCCAAGCTAGATGGCCACGACGACGCCGTCTGGGCCCTCGCCTGGTCAGCTGATGGGAACCAACTGGCGACGGCGGGTGCCGATCGCAAGATCAAGATTCGCGACAAGGAAGGGAAAGAGCAATTTGCGCTCGAGGGTCACAAGGACTGGATTACTTCGCTCGCGTTCTCGCCCGACGGCAACACCCTTGCCAGTTGCAGCCACGACAAGAGCTGCAAACTCTGGGATCTGAAAGAAAAGAAAGAAGCCCACTCAATCCCCGGCAAGAGCACCGCCTGGGCCGTCGCCTTCTCACCTGACGGCACCCTGCTCGCCGTCGGCGGCCACAGCGAACTGCGGCTTTTCAAAACAGCTGATCGCTCGGAAGTGTTTCCGGCTCCAGCGGCCGCCGAAACGAAGAAGTGA